A stretch of the Capricornis sumatraensis isolate serow.1 chromosome 19, serow.2, whole genome shotgun sequence genome encodes the following:
- the GSC gene encoding homeobox protein goosecoid translates to MPASMFSIDNILAARPRCKDSVLPVAPSAAAPVVFPALHGDSLYGGAGGGASSDYGAFYPRPVAPGGAGLPAAVGGSRLGYSNYFYGQLHVQAAPVGPACCGAVPPLGAQQCSCVPTPPGYEGPGSVLVSPVPHQMMPYMNVGTLSRTELQLLNQLHCRRKRRHRTIFTDEQLEALENLFQETKYPDVGTREQLARKVHLREEKVEVWFKNRRAKWRRQKRSSSEESENAEKWNKTSSKASPEKREEEGKSDLDSDS, encoded by the exons ATGCCCGCCAGCATGTTCAGCATCGACAACATCCTGGCCGCCCGGCCGCGCTGCAAGGACTCAGTGCTGCCCGTGGCGCCCAGCGCCGCGGCTCCCGTCGTCTTCCCGGCCCTGCACGGGGACTCGCTCTACGGCGGCGCCGGTGGCGGCGCCTCCTCGGACTATGGCGCCTTCTACCCGCGCCCCGTGGCCCCGGGCGGCGCAGGCCTCCCGGCCGCGGTCGGCGGCTCGCGCCTGGGCTACAGCAACTACTTCTACGGGCAGCTGCACGTGCAGGCGGCTCCCGTGGGCCCGGCCTGCTGCGGGGCCGTGCCGCCGCTGGGCGCCCAGCAGTGCTCTTGCGTCCCGACGCCCCCAG GCTACGAGGGCCCCGGCTCCGTGCTGGTGTCCCCCGTGCCGCACCAGATGATGCCCTACATGAACGTGGGCACCCTGTCGCGCACCGAGCTGCAGCTCCTCAACCAGCTGCACTGCCGGCGGAAGCGGCGGCACCGTACCATCTTCACTGACGAGCAGCTCGAAGCGCTGGAGAACCTCTTCCAGGAGACCAAGTACCCAGACGTTGGCACCCGCGAGCAGCTGGCCCGGAAGGTGCATCTCCGCGAGGAGAAGGTGGAG GTCTGGTTTAAAAACCGCCGCGCCAAATGGAGGCGGCAGAAGCGGTCCTCTTCGGAGGAGTCGGAAAACGCTGAGAAGTGGAACAAGACGTCGTCGAAGGCGTCGCccgagaagagggaagaggaaggtaAAAGCGATTTGGACTCGGACAGCTGA